The following are encoded in a window of Amphibacillus xylanus NBRC 15112 genomic DNA:
- a CDS encoding EAL and HDOD domain-containing protein, with protein sequence MSIVMLAKQPILNRKKELFGYELLYRGAEPIDQLDGDFATIDVVVNAFLNIGIKQLTDGYPVFINFTENLLKEGIIQQFNPSNLVIEILETVELTDDIKDLIKKLAQNGYRLALDDVTFGTYRAWDEADLVRYLTFIKVDFMQCQSKFVRQRLAESIRKKYPHIRLLAEKIETEEVFKEALKDGYHYFQGYFFMRPKVMQSVEIPSYYYTYLKLIRQIDRKDFDLKKIADLIQMDLSLSYKLLKLINSPYYRRVTRIYSIHQAVVLLGQEEIKKWLYILALRENYQRTEAQGTSALIKSSYYRAKMAEAIAEIIAPNLKQEAFLVGYFSQLPAILSQSMEKLLNSLSLDVAIEQALLKQPGVLTDIYQLVVAYEEVNWSELDRLIVKLKLDKESVFICYQSAQTWVQQILKN encoded by the coding sequence ATGTCTATAGTGATGCTTGCAAAGCAGCCTATTCTTAATCGGAAGAAAGAATTATTTGGATATGAATTGCTTTACCGAGGCGCGGAGCCCATCGATCAGCTGGACGGAGATTTTGCTACGATTGATGTGGTGGTAAATGCCTTTCTTAATATTGGGATAAAACAATTAACAGATGGCTATCCAGTTTTCATTAACTTCACAGAGAATTTACTAAAGGAAGGCATTATCCAGCAGTTTAATCCAAGCAATCTAGTGATTGAAATTTTAGAAACGGTTGAATTAACTGATGATATTAAAGACTTGATTAAAAAACTCGCTCAAAACGGCTATCGCCTAGCGTTAGATGATGTTACCTTTGGAACTTATCGAGCATGGGATGAAGCGGATTTAGTGCGTTATTTAACCTTTATTAAAGTTGACTTTATGCAATGTCAATCAAAATTCGTTAGACAAAGATTAGCAGAGAGTATTCGAAAGAAATATCCACATATCCGGCTTCTTGCGGAAAAAATAGAAACTGAGGAAGTATTTAAGGAAGCGCTGAAAGATGGATATCACTATTTTCAAGGTTACTTTTTCATGAGACCTAAAGTTATGCAGTCTGTTGAAATACCAAGCTATTATTACACATACTTAAAACTAATTAGACAAATTGACCGTAAGGATTTTGACTTGAAAAAGATTGCCGACTTGATTCAAATGGATTTATCTTTATCTTATAAACTATTAAAACTGATTAATTCACCTTATTATCGTCGGGTTACACGTATATATTCGATTCATCAAGCTGTCGTACTTCTCGGACAAGAAGAGATAAAAAAGTGGCTTTATATTCTTGCTTTACGTGAAAACTATCAACGTACAGAAGCACAGGGAACAAGTGCCTTAATTAAAAGCTCGTATTATCGTGCTAAAATGGCAGAAGCTATCGCTGAGATAATTGCCCCAAACTTAAAGCAAGAAGCATTTTTAGTAGGCTATTTCTCTCAACTACCTGCTATTTTGTCGCAGTCGATGGAGAAGTTGTTAAATTCATTATCATTAGATGTGGCAATAGAACAGGCATTGCTAAAACAACCTGGAGTATTAACTGATATTTATCAGCTTGTTGTAGCGTATGAAGAAGTAAATTGGTCTGAATTAGACCGTTTAATTGTTAAACTAAAATTAGATAAAGAAAGTGTCTTTATCTGCTATCAAAGTGCCCAAACTTGGGTACAACAGATATTAAAAAATTAA
- the gerD gene encoding spore germination lipoprotein GerD, translating to MRKKILIILIPVILFIAGCSGGSNQSQSPDYEATKKMVTDIVKSEDGKKAIVEILAEETTQQLYVIHDDTVNKAIQEALTSEKGKEFWTKMFTDHEFVKAFSESMITQQEDVFKRLMADSNYQEKMLELFENPEFAKLIQTQLKSQQFKGHLEESIQQTLESPLFQATLTEIVIQNAKKIVGENGGGSESGEEKESGGSNGQSGN from the coding sequence ATGCGGAAAAAAATATTGATCATATTAATTCCTGTCATTTTATTTATAGCCGGTTGTAGTGGAGGTAGTAATCAATCACAAAGCCCAGATTATGAAGCAACAAAAAAGATGGTTACTGATATTGTAAAGTCAGAGGATGGTAAGAAAGCAATAGTAGAAATTCTTGCAGAGGAAACTACTCAACAACTTTACGTTATTCATGATGATACAGTTAACAAGGCGATTCAGGAGGCATTAACCTCTGAAAAGGGTAAAGAGTTTTGGACGAAAATGTTTACCGATCATGAATTTGTAAAAGCATTCTCAGAAAGTATGATTACTCAACAAGAAGATGTTTTTAAACGCTTAATGGCCGATTCTAACTATCAAGAAAAGATGTTAGAGTTATTTGAGAACCCTGAGTTTGCCAAATTGATTCAAACACAATTAAAAAGTCAACAATTCAAAGGGCACCTTGAAGAAAGTATACAACAGACACTTGAGTCCCCATTATTTCAAGCTACTTTAACAGAAATAGTCATTCAGAATGCTAAGAAGATCGTAGGCGAAAATGGAGGGGGTAGTGAATCTGGCGAGGAAAAAGAAAGTGGAGGATCTAACGGTCAATCTGGTAACTAA
- a CDS encoding manganese catalase family protein, whose amino-acid sequence MMKRVNRILIELPYPEHGDMNAAAAVQELMGGKFGEMSTLNNYMFQSFNFRAKKKFKPFYDLIASITAEEFGHVELVANTINLLSIGNTVPGDPDTAPLQNGKDARYSLHFTTTPQTAYPGDGMGRPWNGEYVNNSGVLVEDLLANYCLEIGARTHKMRVYEMTTHPTAREMIGYLLVRGGTHIIAYAKAIKVATGVDVGKMLPVPSLDNNKFDHAKKFMDQGLYNVLYTWGEPEYRDINQIWKGLNPETGEPLRVIDGMPEGAPVPDLPELPEQFAPGIDLDDYNRILKRLKSNM is encoded by the coding sequence ATGATGAAGCGTGTGAATAGGATTTTGATTGAACTTCCGTATCCGGAACACGGTGATATGAATGCTGCAGCAGCAGTTCAGGAATTAATGGGTGGCAAATTTGGAGAAATGTCTACGTTAAATAATTATATGTTCCAATCTTTTAATTTCCGTGCCAAGAAAAAATTCAAACCATTTTACGATTTAATTGCTAGTATTACAGCAGAGGAATTTGGCCATGTGGAATTAGTTGCAAATACGATTAACCTACTTTCCATTGGAAATACGGTTCCTGGTGATCCAGATACCGCACCACTACAAAATGGAAAAGATGCCCGATATTCGTTACACTTCACAACTACCCCACAAACAGCTTACCCAGGAGATGGAATGGGTAGACCGTGGAATGGGGAGTATGTCAATAATTCGGGTGTACTTGTTGAAGATCTATTAGCCAATTATTGCTTAGAAATTGGTGCAAGAACACACAAAATGCGTGTCTATGAAATGACGACACATCCAACTGCCAGAGAAATGATTGGATATTTACTTGTTAGAGGTGGAACTCATATTATTGCCTATGCAAAAGCAATTAAAGTAGCTACTGGTGTAGATGTAGGTAAGATGTTGCCTGTCCCAAGTTTAGATAATAATAAATTTGATCATGCGAAGAAATTTATGGATCAAGGATTATATAACGTATTATATACATGGGGAGAACCCGAATATCGAGACATTAACCAAATTTGGAAAGGTTTAAATCCTGAAACTGGAGAACCGTTAAGGGTTATCGATGGTATGCCAGAGGGTGCACCAGTACCTGACTTGCCAGAATTGCCAGAGCAATTTGCGCCTGGTATAGATTTAGATGACTATAACCGGATACTAAAGCGATTAAAGAGCAATATGTAG
- the cwlD gene encoding N-acetylmuramoyl-L-alanine amidase CwlD translates to MVRRFISMSSLLVFLLILYYMSGPIKVVIDSIDSFALPLTNKTIVLDPGHGGVDGGAVGADQTLEKEIALNVSQKLRTYLQQSGAQVFLTRESDHDLANDSTKGISQRKVEDIKNRVAFMEEKDPDIFITIHLNALPSSEWRGAQTFYHPNHPESKRLAEAIQGQIRTNLENTNRQALAINGVYVLKHANRPASLVEIGFLSNPEERELLKQSAYQDEMAASIYLGILEYFSDQ, encoded by the coding sequence ATGGTACGACGTTTTATAAGCATGAGCAGTTTGCTAGTATTTCTACTAATCCTCTATTATATGAGTGGACCAATTAAGGTAGTTATAGACTCAATTGATTCTTTCGCGCTCCCATTAACAAATAAAACAATAGTTTTAGATCCGGGTCATGGTGGTGTGGATGGTGGAGCAGTTGGTGCAGATCAAACTTTAGAGAAGGAAATTGCTTTAAATGTTAGTCAAAAGCTACGCACTTATTTACAACAATCAGGAGCTCAAGTATTTTTAACGAGAGAATCAGATCATGATTTAGCTAATGACTCAACAAAAGGTATATCTCAACGAAAAGTAGAGGATATTAAAAATCGTGTAGCATTTATGGAGGAAAAAGATCCTGATATATTTATTACGATTCACTTAAACGCCCTTCCATCGTCTGAATGGAGAGGAGCTCAAACCTTCTATCACCCAAATCACCCAGAATCAAAGAGATTAGCAGAAGCCATTCAAGGCCAAATAAGAACTAACTTAGAAAACACAAATCGTCAGGCGTTGGCGATTAATGGTGTCTATGTTTTAAAGCATGCCAATCGGCCAGCTTCTTTAGTGGAAATTGGTTTTTTATCTAATCCTGAAGAAAGAGAACTTTTAAAACAATCAGCCTATCAAGATGAAATGGCTGCTAGTATATATTTAGGTATTTTAGAATACTTTTCTGACCAGTAA
- a CDS encoding Mrp/NBP35 family ATP-binding protein, with the protein MLNKQQVMALLKSVNDRTLNLTLAQTNGVREIQASKDSDQIRLRIAIGKLNTPEQQEIETEITAKFNRLGIESVQIQFEAFTEKELEKLNEKTREIPSLLNSPNQPCFIAVASGKGGVGKSTITVNIAVALARLGKRVGIVDADIYGFSVPNMMGITNRPTLKGNKIIPVESNGVQVMSMGFFVEDNEPVIWRGPRLGKMLRSFFVEVEWGDLDYLLLDLPPGTGDMALSVHQMIPTSKEIIVTTPHSTAAFVASRAGRMAINTNHEIIGVIENMSYFESQLTGEKEYLFGRGGGETLAHELNAPLIAQIPLGQPTEKDSSIYSTEHSIGQTYLEVAQFITKHY; encoded by the coding sequence GTGTTAAACAAGCAGCAAGTAATGGCTTTGCTTAAATCAGTAAATGACCGTACGCTAAATCTAACATTAGCTCAGACGAATGGTGTTAGAGAGATTCAAGCATCAAAAGATTCTGACCAAATTCGGTTAAGAATAGCGATCGGTAAACTGAATACACCCGAACAACAAGAAATTGAAACTGAAATTACCGCTAAATTTAATCGATTGGGAATTGAATCTGTTCAGATACAATTTGAGGCTTTTACAGAAAAAGAGCTAGAAAAATTAAACGAAAAGACTCGTGAGATTCCATCATTATTAAATAGTCCAAACCAACCTTGCTTTATTGCTGTTGCTAGTGGTAAAGGAGGGGTTGGGAAATCAACCATCACTGTTAATATCGCTGTAGCCTTAGCGCGTTTAGGCAAAAGAGTAGGGATTGTTGATGCTGACATTTATGGGTTTAGCGTTCCGAATATGATGGGTATAACAAACCGCCCAACATTAAAAGGGAATAAGATTATCCCTGTTGAGTCAAACGGGGTTCAAGTAATGTCGATGGGATTTTTCGTCGAGGATAACGAGCCTGTCATTTGGAGAGGCCCTCGTTTAGGTAAAATGCTTCGAAGCTTTTTTGTTGAAGTTGAATGGGGAGATCTTGATTATCTATTATTAGACTTACCTCCTGGAACTGGAGATATGGCACTATCAGTTCATCAAATGATTCCGACTTCAAAGGAGATTATCGTAACTACACCTCATTCAACAGCTGCTTTTGTTGCATCAAGAGCAGGTAGAATGGCAATAAACACTAATCATGAAATCATTGGCGTAATTGAAAATATGTCATATTTTGAGAGTCAATTGACTGGAGAAAAGGAGTATTTGTTCGGTCGGGGAGGCGGAGAGACACTAGCCCATGAGTTAAATGCTCCTTTAATTGCGCAAATTCCTTTAGGACAACCAACAGAAAAAGATAGCTCAATCTATTCAACAGAGCATTCGATTGGGCAAACATATTTAGAAGTAGCTCAATTTATAACTAAACATTATTAA
- the pdaB gene encoding polysaccharide deacetylase family sporulation protein PdaB has protein sequence MSQLKKVFITFVFSIVVISLIVTGLNIDLAVFSSVDNPSALIKGREDKSEISLTFNITWGDQILEPILDLLESEDVSATFFLLGEWAEHHPHLVDLIVDKGHEIGMLGYRYKSYLKQDISDVQKDLYKAHDTFTKLGYPNLTLLRTPSGHFNKEVLNTAVNQGFQVIDWRVDTQDWKTPGVNTIIEAVLSNTKNGDVILMHASDSATQTKDALEVILPSLKQKGFSFVTITELITQADIEINPVE, from the coding sequence ATGAGTCAATTAAAGAAAGTATTCATAACATTCGTATTTAGCATTGTGGTTATCTCTCTCATTGTAACTGGATTAAACATTGACTTGGCCGTTTTCTCTTCAGTTGATAATCCAAGTGCGTTAATAAAAGGACGTGAAGACAAAAGTGAAATTAGTTTAACCTTCAACATCACTTGGGGTGATCAAATTTTAGAACCCATCCTCGATCTTCTTGAAAGTGAAGACGTCTCTGCTACGTTCTTTTTACTCGGAGAATGGGCTGAGCACCATCCTCATTTAGTTGATCTTATTGTTGATAAGGGGCATGAGATTGGGATGCTAGGTTATCGATATAAGAGTTATTTAAAGCAAGATATTAGCGATGTTCAAAAAGATCTATATAAGGCTCATGATACTTTCACTAAGTTGGGCTATCCTAATTTAACTTTACTTCGTACTCCAAGTGGACATTTCAATAAAGAAGTACTAAATACTGCGGTCAACCAAGGATTTCAAGTTATTGATTGGCGAGTCGATACTCAAGATTGGAAGACACCAGGTGTAAATACGATTATCGAAGCAGTTTTATCTAATACGAAGAATGGTGATGTCATTTTGATGCATGCTTCTGATTCTGCTACACAAACTAAAGACGCACTTGAAGTTATTCTCCCCAGCCTAAAGCAAAAAGGTTTTTCTTTCGTTACAATTACAGAACTAATTACACAAGCAGATATTGAAATTAATCCTGTTGAATAA